The Vigna radiata var. radiata cultivar VC1973A unplaced genomic scaffold, Vradiata_ver6 scaffold_421, whole genome shotgun sequence genome window below encodes:
- the LOC106779096 gene encoding pyrophosphate-energized membrane proton pump 2-like isoform X6, whose product MVQIADAIRDGAEGFFKTQYGSVSMAILLAVVILCIYLFGGSTTPQQESSGLGRSTSAYIIVASFLLGALCSGIAGYAGMWVSVRANVRVSSAAREALQVATRAGGLSALIVVGMAAIGIAVLYATFYVWLGVDSPGSMKVTDLPLLLVGYGFGASVALFAQLGGGIYTKAADVGVDLVGKVEQGIPEDDPRNPAVIITDLDEVEADVRRLRLELKQTMEMYSNACKEALTAKHMLSAYVYIS is encoded by the exons ATGGTTCAG ATAGCAGATGCTATACGAGATGGAGCTGAAGGATTTTTCAAGACCCAGTATGGTAGTGTATCGATGGCCATATTGCTTGCTGTTGTTATTCTATGCATATATTTGTTTGGTGGCAGTACAACTCCTCAACAGGAATCTTCTGGCCTGGGGAG GTCAACTTCTGCATACATCATTGTAGCTTCTTTCCTTTTAGGTGCTCTTTGTTCGGGTATTGCTGGATATGCAGGGATGTGGGTGTCAGTTCGTGCCAATGTCAGAGTTTCTAGTGCTGCAAGAGAAGCATTGCAG GTAGCTACTCGTGCAGGTGGTTTATCTGCCCTCATTGTTGTCGGTATGGCTGCAATTGGTATAGCAGTCCTTTATGCCACATTTTATGTTTGGTTAGGAGTGGACTCACCTGGTTCAATGAAGGTTACTGATT TACCTCTACTTCTAGTTGGATATGGATTTGGTGCCTCTGTTGCTCTATTTGCTCAGTTAGGTGGTGGAATATACACGAAAGCAGCTGATGTTGGAGTAGACCTAGTTGGAAAAGTAGAACAGGGAATACCTGAAGATGACCCTAGAAATCCTGCTGTTATTATTACTGATCTg GACGAAGTGGAAGCTGATGTGAGGAGGTTGAGGCTAGAGTTAAAGCAAACAATGGAAATGTACAGTAATGCATGCAAAGAGGCCCTAACAGCGAAGCATATGCTAAGTGCATACG tttatatttcataa
- the LOC106779096 gene encoding pyrophosphate-energized membrane proton pump 2-like isoform X1: protein MVQIADAIRDGAEGFFKTQYGSVSMAILLAVVILCIYLFGGSTTPQQESSGLGRSTSAYIIVASFLLGALCSGIAGYAGMWVSVRANVRVSSAAREALQVATRAGGLSALIVVGMAAIGIAVLYATFYVWLGVDSPGSMKVTDLPLLLVGYGFGASVALFAQLGGGIYTKAADVGVDLVGKVEQGIPEDDPRNPAVIITDLDEVEADVRRLRLELKQTMEMYSSACKEALTAKQKLLELHNRRIKEEKKLDFVALVAQLGCGIYTKAADVGVDHVGKVDQGIP from the exons ATGGTTCAG ATAGCAGATGCTATACGAGATGGAGCTGAAGGATTTTTCAAGACCCAGTATGGTAGTGTATCGATGGCCATATTGCTTGCTGTTGTTATTCTATGCATATATTTGTTTGGTGGCAGTACAACTCCTCAACAGGAATCTTCTGGCCTGGGGAG GTCAACTTCTGCATACATCATTGTAGCTTCTTTCCTTTTAGGTGCTCTTTGTTCGGGTATTGCTGGATATGCAGGGATGTGGGTGTCAGTTCGTGCCAATGTCAGAGTTTCTAGTGCTGCAAGAGAAGCATTGCAG GTAGCTACTCGTGCAGGTGGTTTATCTGCCCTCATTGTTGTCGGTATGGCTGCAATTGGTATAGCAGTCCTTTATGCCACATTTTATGTTTGGTTAGGAGTGGACTCACCTGGTTCAATGAAGGTTACTGATT TACCTCTACTTCTAGTTGGATATGGATTTGGTGCCTCTGTTGCTCTATTTGCTCAGTTAGGTGGTGGAATATACACGAAAGCAGCTGATGTTGGAGTAGACCTAGTTGGAAAAGTAGAACAGGGAATACCTGAAGATGACCCTAGAAATCCTGCTGTTATTATTACTGATCTg GACGAAGTGGAAGCTGATGTGAGGAGGTTGAGGCTGGAGTTAAAGCAAACAATGGAAATGTACAGTAGTGCATGCAAAGAGGCCCTAACAGCGAAGCAGAAG TTACTGGAACTGCACAACCGGAGaattaaggaagaaaagaaactagATTTTGTTGCTTTAGTTGCTCAGTTGGGTTGTGGAATATACACAAAAGCAGCTGATGTTGGAGTAGACCATGTTGGAAAAGTAGATCAGGGAATACCCTAG
- the LOC106779096 gene encoding pyrophosphate-energized membrane proton pump 2-like isoform X4, with protein sequence MVQIADAIRDGAEGFFKTQYGSVSMAILLAVVILCIYLFGGSTTPQQESSGLGRSTSAYIIVASFLLGALCSGIAGYAGMWVSVRANVRVSSAAREALQVATRAGGLSALIVVGMAAIGIAVLYATFYVWLGVDSPGSMKVTDLPLLLVGYGFGASVALFAQLGGGIYTKAADVGVDLVGKVEQGIPEDDPRNPAVIITDLDEVEADVRRLRLELKQTMEMYSNACKEALTAKHMLSAYDHVHEACWPNRRMEEPQKQE encoded by the exons ATGGTTCAG ATAGCAGATGCTATACGAGATGGAGCTGAAGGATTTTTCAAGACCCAGTATGGTAGTGTATCGATGGCCATATTGCTTGCTGTTGTTATTCTATGCATATATTTGTTTGGTGGCAGTACAACTCCTCAACAGGAATCTTCTGGCCTGGGGAG GTCAACTTCTGCATACATCATTGTAGCTTCTTTCCTTTTAGGTGCTCTTTGTTCGGGTATTGCTGGATATGCAGGGATGTGGGTGTCAGTTCGTGCCAATGTCAGAGTTTCTAGTGCTGCAAGAGAAGCATTGCAG GTAGCTACTCGTGCAGGTGGTTTATCTGCCCTCATTGTTGTCGGTATGGCTGCAATTGGTATAGCAGTCCTTTATGCCACATTTTATGTTTGGTTAGGAGTGGACTCACCTGGTTCAATGAAGGTTACTGATT TACCTCTACTTCTAGTTGGATATGGATTTGGTGCCTCTGTTGCTCTATTTGCTCAGTTAGGTGGTGGAATATACACGAAAGCAGCTGATGTTGGAGTAGACCTAGTTGGAAAAGTAGAACAGGGAATACCTGAAGATGACCCTAGAAATCCTGCTGTTATTATTACTGATCTg GACGAAGTGGAAGCTGATGTGAGGAGGTTGAGGCTAGAGTTAAAGCAAACAATGGAAATGTACAGTAATGCATGCAAAGAGGCCCTAACAGCGAAGCATATGCTAAGTGCATACG atcatgtaCATGAAGCTTGTTGGCCAAACCGACGAATGGAAGAACCACAGAAGCAAGAATGA
- the LOC106779096 gene encoding pyrophosphate-energized membrane proton pump 2-like isoform X5, protein MVQIADAIRDGAEGFFKTQYGSVSMAILLAVVILCIYLFGGSTTPQQESSGLGRSTSAYIIVASFLLGALCSGIAGYAGMWVSVRANVRVSSAAREALQVATRAGGLSALIVVGMAAIGIAVLYATFYVWLGVDSPGSMKVTDLPLLLVGYGFGASVALFAQLGGGIYTKAADVGVDLVGKVEQGIPEDDPRNPAVIITDLDEVEADVRRLRLELKQTMEMYSNACKEALTAKHMLSAYGNDVI, encoded by the exons ATGGTTCAG ATAGCAGATGCTATACGAGATGGAGCTGAAGGATTTTTCAAGACCCAGTATGGTAGTGTATCGATGGCCATATTGCTTGCTGTTGTTATTCTATGCATATATTTGTTTGGTGGCAGTACAACTCCTCAACAGGAATCTTCTGGCCTGGGGAG GTCAACTTCTGCATACATCATTGTAGCTTCTTTCCTTTTAGGTGCTCTTTGTTCGGGTATTGCTGGATATGCAGGGATGTGGGTGTCAGTTCGTGCCAATGTCAGAGTTTCTAGTGCTGCAAGAGAAGCATTGCAG GTAGCTACTCGTGCAGGTGGTTTATCTGCCCTCATTGTTGTCGGTATGGCTGCAATTGGTATAGCAGTCCTTTATGCCACATTTTATGTTTGGTTAGGAGTGGACTCACCTGGTTCAATGAAGGTTACTGATT TACCTCTACTTCTAGTTGGATATGGATTTGGTGCCTCTGTTGCTCTATTTGCTCAGTTAGGTGGTGGAATATACACGAAAGCAGCTGATGTTGGAGTAGACCTAGTTGGAAAAGTAGAACAGGGAATACCTGAAGATGACCCTAGAAATCCTGCTGTTATTATTACTGATCTg GACGAAGTGGAAGCTGATGTGAGGAGGTTGAGGCTAGAGTTAAAGCAAACAATGGAAATGTACAGTAATGCATGCAAAGAGGCCCTAACAGCGAAGCATATGCTAAGTGCATACGGTAATGATGTTATTTAG
- the LOC106779096 gene encoding pyrophosphate-energized membrane proton pump 2-like isoform X7, giving the protein MVQIADAIRDGAEGFFKTQYGALCSGIAGYAGMWVSVRANVRVSSAAREALQVATRAGGLSALIVVGMAAIGIAVLYATFYVWLGVDSPGSMKVTDLPLLLVGYGFGASVALFAQLGGGIYTKAADVGVDLVGKVEQGIPEDDPRNPAVIITDLDEVEADVRRLRLELKQTMEMYSSACKEALTAKQKLLELHNRRIKEEKKLDFVALVAQLGCGIYTKAADVGVDHVGKVDQGIP; this is encoded by the exons ATGGTTCAG ATAGCAGATGCTATACGAGATGGAGCTGAAGGATTTTTCAAGACCCAGTATG GTGCTCTTTGTTCGGGTATTGCTGGATATGCAGGGATGTGGGTGTCAGTTCGTGCCAATGTCAGAGTTTCTAGTGCTGCAAGAGAAGCATTGCAG GTAGCTACTCGTGCAGGTGGTTTATCTGCCCTCATTGTTGTCGGTATGGCTGCAATTGGTATAGCAGTCCTTTATGCCACATTTTATGTTTGGTTAGGAGTGGACTCACCTGGTTCAATGAAGGTTACTGATT TACCTCTACTTCTAGTTGGATATGGATTTGGTGCCTCTGTTGCTCTATTTGCTCAGTTAGGTGGTGGAATATACACGAAAGCAGCTGATGTTGGAGTAGACCTAGTTGGAAAAGTAGAACAGGGAATACCTGAAGATGACCCTAGAAATCCTGCTGTTATTATTACTGATCTg GACGAAGTGGAAGCTGATGTGAGGAGGTTGAGGCTGGAGTTAAAGCAAACAATGGAAATGTACAGTAGTGCATGCAAAGAGGCCCTAACAGCGAAGCAGAAG TTACTGGAACTGCACAACCGGAGaattaaggaagaaaagaaactagATTTTGTTGCTTTAGTTGCTCAGTTGGGTTGTGGAATATACACAAAAGCAGCTGATGTTGGAGTAGACCATGTTGGAAAAGTAGATCAGGGAATACCCTAG
- the LOC106779096 gene encoding K(+)-insensitive pyrophosphate-energized proton pump-like isoform X2, with protein sequence MVQMLYEMELKDFSRPSMVVYRWPYCLLLLFYAYICLVAVQLLNRNLLAWGGALCSGIAGYAGMWVSVRANVRVSSAAREALQVATRAGGLSALIVVGMAAIGIAVLYATFYVWLGVDSPGSMKVTDLPLLLVGYGFGASVALFAQLGGGIYTKAADVGVDLVGKVEQGIPEDDPRNPAVIITDLDEVEADVRRLRLELKQTMEMYSSACKEALTAKQKLLELHNRRIKEEKKLDFVALVAQLGCGIYTKAADVGVDHVGKVDQGIP encoded by the exons ATGGTTCAG ATGCTATACGAGATGGAGCTGAAGGATTTTTCAAGACCCAGTATGGTAGTGTATCGATGGCCATATTGCTTGCTGTTGTTATTCTATGCATATATTTGTTTGGTGGCAGTACAACTCCTCAACAGGAATCTTCTGGCCTGGGGAG GTGCTCTTTGTTCGGGTATTGCTGGATATGCAGGGATGTGGGTGTCAGTTCGTGCCAATGTCAGAGTTTCTAGTGCTGCAAGAGAAGCATTGCAG GTAGCTACTCGTGCAGGTGGTTTATCTGCCCTCATTGTTGTCGGTATGGCTGCAATTGGTATAGCAGTCCTTTATGCCACATTTTATGTTTGGTTAGGAGTGGACTCACCTGGTTCAATGAAGGTTACTGATT TACCTCTACTTCTAGTTGGATATGGATTTGGTGCCTCTGTTGCTCTATTTGCTCAGTTAGGTGGTGGAATATACACGAAAGCAGCTGATGTTGGAGTAGACCTAGTTGGAAAAGTAGAACAGGGAATACCTGAAGATGACCCTAGAAATCCTGCTGTTATTATTACTGATCTg GACGAAGTGGAAGCTGATGTGAGGAGGTTGAGGCTGGAGTTAAAGCAAACAATGGAAATGTACAGTAGTGCATGCAAAGAGGCCCTAACAGCGAAGCAGAAG TTACTGGAACTGCACAACCGGAGaattaaggaagaaaagaaactagATTTTGTTGCTTTAGTTGCTCAGTTGGGTTGTGGAATATACACAAAAGCAGCTGATGTTGGAGTAGACCATGTTGGAAAAGTAGATCAGGGAATACCCTAG
- the LOC106779096 gene encoding pyrophosphate-energized membrane proton pump 2-like isoform X3, whose translation MAILLAVVILCIYLFGGSTTPQQESSGLGRSTSAYIIVASFLLGALCSGIAGYAGMWVSVRANVRVSSAAREALQVATRAGGLSALIVVGMAAIGIAVLYATFYVWLGVDSPGSMKVTDLPLLLVGYGFGASVALFAQLGGGIYTKAADVGVDLVGKVEQGIPEDDPRNPAVIITDLDEVEADVRRLRLELKQTMEMYSSACKEALTAKQKLLELHNRRIKEEKKLDFVALVAQLGCGIYTKAADVGVDHVGKVDQGIP comes from the exons ATGGCCATATTGCTTGCTGTTGTTATTCTATGCATATATTTGTTTGGTGGCAGTACAACTCCTCAACAGGAATCTTCTGGCCTGGGGAG GTCAACTTCTGCATACATCATTGTAGCTTCTTTCCTTTTAGGTGCTCTTTGTTCGGGTATTGCTGGATATGCAGGGATGTGGGTGTCAGTTCGTGCCAATGTCAGAGTTTCTAGTGCTGCAAGAGAAGCATTGCAG GTAGCTACTCGTGCAGGTGGTTTATCTGCCCTCATTGTTGTCGGTATGGCTGCAATTGGTATAGCAGTCCTTTATGCCACATTTTATGTTTGGTTAGGAGTGGACTCACCTGGTTCAATGAAGGTTACTGATT TACCTCTACTTCTAGTTGGATATGGATTTGGTGCCTCTGTTGCTCTATTTGCTCAGTTAGGTGGTGGAATATACACGAAAGCAGCTGATGTTGGAGTAGACCTAGTTGGAAAAGTAGAACAGGGAATACCTGAAGATGACCCTAGAAATCCTGCTGTTATTATTACTGATCTg GACGAAGTGGAAGCTGATGTGAGGAGGTTGAGGCTGGAGTTAAAGCAAACAATGGAAATGTACAGTAGTGCATGCAAAGAGGCCCTAACAGCGAAGCAGAAG TTACTGGAACTGCACAACCGGAGaattaaggaagaaaagaaactagATTTTGTTGCTTTAGTTGCTCAGTTGGGTTGTGGAATATACACAAAAGCAGCTGATGTTGGAGTAGACCATGTTGGAAAAGTAGATCAGGGAATACCCTAG
- the LOC106779108 gene encoding pyrophosphate-energized membrane proton pump 2: MMENDMESGTLGLGAYPDKPRVFPNMRTKPYTPLIFRILLSINVRVLFVILLLGLGAIFYVGASTSPIIVFVISVCILSFLVAIYLTKWVLAKDEGPPEMVQIADAIRDGAEGFFKTQYGSISKMAILLAVVILCIYLFRSTTPQQESSGLGRSTSAYITVAAFLLGALCSGIAGYVGMWVSVRANVRVSSAARRSAREALQVATRAGGLSALIVVGMAVIGIAVLYATFYVWLGVDSPGSMKVTDLPLLLVGYGFGASFVALFAQLGGGIYTKAADVGADLVGKVEQGIPEDDPRNPAVIADLVGDNVGDCAARGADLFESIAAEIISAMILGGTMAQRCKIADPSGFILFPLVVHSFDLVVSSVGIFSIRGTRETGLMAPVEDPMTILQKGYSFTIVLAVLAFGLSTRWLLYTDQAPSAWFNFALCGLIGIITAYIYVWIAKYYTDYKHEPVRILALSSSTGHGTNIIAGVSLGLESTALPVLVISVSIISAFWLGQTSGLVDESGTPTGGLFGTAVATMGMLSTAAYILTMDMFGPIADNAGGIVEMSQQPESVREITDVLDAVGNTTKATTKGFAIGSAALASFLLFSAYMDEVSAFAHEPFKQVDIAIPEVFVGGLLGSMLIFVFSAWACSAVGRTAQEVVNEVRRQFIERPGIMDYKEKPDYGRCVAIVASASLREMIKPGALAIISPIVVGFVFRILGYYTGQPLLGAKVVAALLMFATVTGILMALFLNTAGGAWDNAKKYIETGALGGKGSEAHKAAVTGDTVGDPFKDTAGPSIHVLIKMLATITLVMAPIFL; the protein is encoded by the exons ATGATGGAAAATGACATGGAGAGCGGTACTTTGGGTCTGGGGGCTTACCCGGACAAGCCCAGAGTTTTCCCAAACATGCGCACCAAACCTTACACCCCTCTG ATATTTCGGATTCTGCTCAGTATAAATGTTCGTGTCCTGTTCGTTATTTTGCTCCTTGGGCTGGGTGCTATCTTTTACGTGGGAGCCAGTACCTCTCCAATTATAGTGTTTGTCATCTCTGTTTGCATTCTCAGCTTCCTTGTTGCCATTTATCTTACAAAGTGGGTGCTCGCAAAAGATGAGGGACCTCCTGAAATGGTTCAG ATAGCAGATGCTATACGAGATGGAGCCGAAGGATTTTTCAAGACCCAGTATGGTAGCATATCCAAGATGGCCATATTGCTTGCTGTTGTTATTCTATGCATATATTTGTTTCGCAGTACAACTCCTCAACAGGAATCTTCTGGCCTGGGGAG GTCAACTTCTGCATACATCACTGTAGCTGCATTCCTTTTAGGTGCCCTTTGTTCGGGTATTGCTGGATATGTAGGGATGTGGGTGTCAGTTCGTGCCAATGTCAGAGTTTCTAGTGCTGCAAGACGGTCTGCAAGAGAAGCATTGCAG GTAGCTACTCGTGCAGGTGGTTTATCTGCTCTCATTGTTGTTGGTATGGCTGTAATAGGTATAGCGGTCCTTTATGCCACATTTTATGTTTGGTTGGGAGTGGACTCACCTGGTTCAATGAAGGTTACTGATT TACCTCTTCTTCTAGTTGGGTATGGATTTGGTGCCTCCTTTGTTGCTCTATTTGCTCAGTTGGGTGGTGGAATATACACAAAAGCAGCTGATGTTGGAGCAGACCTTGTTGGAAAAGTAGAACAGGGAATACCTGAAGATGACCCTAGGAATCCTGCTGTTATTGCTGACCTg GTTGGTGACAATGTGGGAGATTGTGCTGCTCGAGGTGCTGATCTCTTTGAAAGTATTGCCGCTGAAATAATCAGTGCCATGATACTTGGTGGAACAATGGCCCAACGTTGTAAAATTGCAG ATCCATCGGGCTTCATCTTGTTTCCTCTTGTTGTTCATTCCTTCGATTTGGTGGTATCATCAGTTGGAATATTTTCTATTAGGGGAACACGTGAAACTGGATTAATGGCTCCCGTGGAGGATCCGATGACAATTCTTCAAAAGGGATATTCTTTTACGATAGTCTTAGCTGTTCTGGCATTTGGTTTG TCTACCCGCTGGTTACTTTACACTGATCAAGCACCTTCAGCATGGTTCAATTTTGCCTTGTGTGGGTTGATTGGTATTATCACTGCATACATTTATGTCTGGATTGCCAAGTATTATACTGACTACAAGCATGAGCCTGTACGCATATTAGCCCTTTCCAGCTCCACTGGCCATGGGACTAATATAATTGCTGGAGTCAGTTTGGGTCTGGAATCTACTGCTCTTCCTGTCCTTGTCATCAGTGTGTCAATTATCTCAGCTTTCTGGCTGGGTCAGACCTCTGGACTAGTAGACGAATCAGGAACCCCAACTGGTGGGTTGTTTGGCACTGCTGTGGCAACGATGGGAATGCTAAGCACTGCTGCCTATATTCTTACCATGGATATGTTTGGCCCAATAGCCGATAATGCAGGAGGAATTGTGGAGATGAGTCAGCAG CCTGAAAGTGTCCGAGAGATAACGGATGTCCTTGATGCTGTAGGAAACACTACCAAAGCTACCACCAAAGGCTTTGCTATTGGTTCTGCTGCTCTTGCATCTTTCCTTTTGTTTAGTGCTTATATGGACGAAGTTTCTGCTTTTGCTCATGAACCTTTTAAACAG GTTGATATTGCAATTCCCGAAGTTTTCGTTGGTGGTTTGCTAGGTTCCATGCTTATATTTGTCTTTAGTGCTTGGGCCTGTTCTGCAGTTGGCAGGACTGCACAAGAGGTTGTTAATGAAGTGAGAAGGCAGTTCATTGAGAGGCCGGGTATAATG GATTACAAGGAAAAACCAGATTATGGTCGCTGTGTTGCTATTGTAGCTTCTGCATCATTAAGAGAGATGATAAAACCTGGTGCTTTGGCAATCATTTCACCTATTGTAGTCG GTTTTGTATTCCGAATTTTGGGCTACTATACAGGGCAACCTTTACTCGGGGCTAAAGTGGTGGCTGCTTTGCTCATGTTTGCAACAGTGACTGGTATTCTTATGGCACTTTTTCTGAACACAGCTGGTGGTGCCTGGGATAATGCAAAGAAGTACATTGAGACTGGAGCTCTTGGAGGGAAGGGAAGTGAAGCTCACAAAGCAGCCGTAACAGGAGATAC GGTGGGAGATCCATTCAAAGACACAGCTGGTCCTTCAATCCATGTCCTTATAAAGATGCTGGCAACGATTACGCTGGTAATGGCTCCAATCTTCCTGTGA